From the Caballeronia sp. NK8 genome, one window contains:
- a CDS encoding glycosyltransferase family 9 protein: MTTLDEVHALTHAGSLLSQSGEIVAPYDLEVTHADAAGFSPLPADILNAGRAPFDADYARASRVHLVNAFGVTLGDSIIGLSALFAIKRLHPHLAFTIYRPARAPRYVQRLYELAAPRCGGIVDLPVPLARLPVDELKIDIGNQLFWPRFASMPMIDFFLWALGVAPQTIDADDKRNRWLADVPLPTPAREAYALFCPDASTPVRSIPASARAGIVARLADETGLPVMGFGAVDHPRYRDIASLSVDTGDFLAWVGRARYLVTADTAALHIAAGFGVPTTAFFTTIPALMRARDYANCVGVEMALPHLYGVHASARPADLHAVECAYRDYDWCAMPFARGVKA; this comes from the coding sequence ATGACGACGCTCGACGAAGTTCATGCGCTGACCCACGCGGGCTCACTGTTGTCGCAGAGCGGCGAGATCGTCGCGCCGTACGATCTCGAAGTCACGCATGCCGATGCCGCCGGTTTTTCCCCGCTTCCCGCCGATATCCTTAACGCGGGCCGCGCGCCTTTCGATGCGGACTATGCGCGCGCGAGCCGCGTTCATCTCGTCAACGCATTCGGCGTCACACTCGGGGATTCGATCATCGGGCTTTCGGCGCTCTTCGCGATCAAGCGGCTGCATCCGCATCTCGCGTTCACGATCTACCGTCCGGCGCGCGCGCCGCGCTATGTGCAGCGTCTTTACGAACTCGCGGCGCCGCGTTGTGGCGGTATCGTCGACTTGCCCGTGCCGCTCGCGCGCCTGCCTGTCGATGAGCTGAAGATCGATATCGGCAATCAGCTCTTCTGGCCGCGCTTCGCCTCGATGCCGATGATCGACTTCTTCCTGTGGGCGCTGGGCGTCGCGCCGCAGACCATCGATGCCGACGACAAACGCAATCGCTGGCTCGCCGATGTGCCTTTGCCTACGCCCGCGCGCGAGGCCTACGCGCTTTTCTGTCCCGATGCCAGCACGCCGGTGCGCAGCATTCCGGCGTCGGCGCGTGCGGGTATCGTGGCGCGGCTCGCGGATGAAACCGGCCTGCCGGTGATGGGGTTCGGCGCGGTCGATCATCCGCGGTATCGCGACATCGCGTCGCTTTCTGTCGATACCGGCGATTTCCTCGCGTGGGTCGGTCGCGCACGCTATCTGGTGACGGCGGACACGGCGGCGCTGCATATCGCGGCGGGCTTTGGCGTGCCGACTACGGCGTTCTTCACGACGATTCCTGCGCTTATGCGTGCGCGTGATTATGCGAACTGCGTCGGTGTCGAGATGGCGTTGCCGCATTTGTACGGGGTTCACGCTAGCGCGCGGCCAGCGGATCTTCATGCGGTCGAGTGCGCGTATCGCGATTACGACTGGTGCGCGATGCCGTTCGCGCGCGGTGTGAAAGCCTAA
- a CDS encoding nucleoside-diphosphate sugar epimerase/dehydratase: protein MNRIKASWLSAGAFLFDLAAVAGSWLAAYVIRFNGAVPHDFREGALAALVWVLPVYAVVFRVFGLYRGMWVFASLPDLMRISKSIIVGALVVMVGAVMSQPIPIIPRSVLIVSPLLLFLAMGGARALYRAAKEFYLYGGLVGQGKPVIVLGAGTAGAMLARELARSSEWRLVGMLDDDPGKQGREVLAHKVLGSFGDLPRIAEQLKVDYVIIAIPSASVEEQRRVATLCVRAGVKVMVLPALSPLTQGQNFLSRVRQIDLEDLLGREPVKIDMPHVEQLLHGRVVMVTGAGGSIGSELCRQILRFAPAQLVAYDLSEYAMYRLIEELHERFPECSVIPVVGDAKDSLLLDQTMARFTPHIVFHAAAYKHVPLMEEQNAWQAVRNNVLGTLRVARAAIRHGVRHFVLISTDKAVNPTNVMGASKRLAEMACQALQQSAPRTQFETVRFGNVLGSAGSVIPKFQQQIAKGGPVTVTHPEITRFFMTIPEAAQLVLQASSMGRGGEIFILDMGQPVKIVDLARDLIRLYGFSEEQIRIVFTGLRPGEKLYEELLADDETTTRTPHPKLRIAQARGVPDHFIDELLPWLMQHRVLSDEEVRRDLRRWVPEYQTTTMPVLQSVQVAKVAAERGAAG, encoded by the coding sequence ATGAATCGAATAAAAGCATCATGGCTATCGGCGGGCGCATTCCTCTTCGATCTGGCCGCCGTGGCCGGGTCCTGGCTTGCCGCGTACGTGATCCGCTTCAACGGCGCCGTGCCCCACGACTTCCGCGAAGGCGCGCTCGCCGCGCTCGTCTGGGTGCTGCCGGTCTACGCCGTCGTGTTTCGCGTGTTCGGTCTCTATCGCGGCATGTGGGTGTTCGCGAGCCTGCCCGACCTGATGCGTATTTCAAAGTCGATCATCGTCGGCGCGCTCGTCGTGATGGTGGGCGCGGTGATGTCGCAGCCGATACCCATCATCCCGCGCTCGGTGCTCATCGTTTCGCCGCTGCTGCTGTTCCTCGCGATGGGCGGCGCGCGCGCGCTGTATCGCGCGGCCAAGGAGTTCTATCTGTACGGCGGGCTCGTGGGGCAGGGCAAGCCCGTGATCGTGCTCGGCGCGGGCACGGCGGGCGCGATGCTCGCGCGTGAACTGGCGCGCTCGAGCGAGTGGCGCCTCGTCGGCATGCTCGACGACGATCCCGGCAAGCAAGGCCGCGAAGTGCTCGCGCACAAGGTGCTCGGCTCGTTCGGCGATCTGCCGCGCATCGCGGAGCAACTGAAGGTCGACTACGTGATCATCGCGATTCCGTCGGCGTCGGTCGAGGAGCAGCGGCGTGTCGCCACGCTGTGCGTGCGCGCGGGCGTCAAGGTGATGGTGCTGCCCGCGCTCTCGCCGCTCACGCAGGGGCAGAACTTCCTGTCGCGCGTGCGGCAGATCGACCTCGAAGACCTGCTCGGCCGCGAGCCGGTGAAGATCGACATGCCGCACGTCGAGCAGTTGCTGCACGGGCGCGTCGTGATGGTGACGGGCGCGGGCGGTTCGATCGGCTCGGAGCTGTGCCGGCAGATCCTGCGCTTTGCGCCGGCGCAACTGGTCGCCTACGATCTCTCCGAATACGCGATGTACCGTCTCATCGAGGAACTGCACGAGCGCTTTCCCGAGTGCTCGGTGATTCCGGTCGTTGGCGATGCTAAAGATTCGCTCCTGCTCGATCAGACGATGGCGCGCTTCACGCCGCATATCGTCTTCCACGCCGCGGCTTACAAGCACGTGCCGCTGATGGAAGAGCAGAACGCATGGCAGGCGGTGCGCAACAACGTGCTCGGCACGCTGCGCGTCGCGCGCGCGGCGATCCGCCACGGCGTGCGCCACTTCGTCCTGATTTCCACCGACAAGGCCGTCAATCCGACCAACGTGATGGGCGCGAGCAAGCGTCTCGCGGAGATGGCGTGTCAGGCGCTGCAGCAATCCGCGCCGCGCACGCAGTTCGAGACGGTGCGTTTCGGCAACGTGCTCGGCAGCGCGGGCAGCGTGATTCCGAAGTTCCAGCAGCAGATCGCGAAGGGCGGGCCGGTCACGGTCACGCATCCGGAGATCACGCGCTTCTTCATGACGATTCCCGAGGCCGCGCAGCTCGTGTTGCAGGCGTCGAGCATGGGACGCGGCGGCGAAATCTTCATTCTCGACATGGGCCAGCCCGTGAAGATCGTCGATCTCGCGCGCGATCTGATTCGGCTCTACGGGTTCTCGGAAGAGCAGATCCGCATCGTGTTCACGGGGCTGCGTCCGGGCGAAAAGCTCTACGAGGAACTGCTCGCCGACGACGAAACCACTACGCGCACGCCGCATCCGAAGCTGCGCATCGCGCAGGCGCGGGGCGTGCCGGATCATTTCATCGACGAACTGTTGCCGTGGCTCATGCAGCATCGCGTGCTGTCCGATGAAGAAGTGCGCCGCGATCTGCGCCGCTGGGTGCCGGAGTATCAGACGACGACGATGCCCGTGCTGCAGAGCGTGCAGGTCGCGAAGGTGGCGGCCGAGCGCGGCGCGGCGGGCTGA
- a CDS encoding glycosyltransferase family 4 protein has protein sequence MLLSYFEASPLLTATAVVVLAFAACALILRTLLGTGLAWRLATDIPNERSLHERPTPRVGGWGVVPVAVIALVLAAPSMWLVAACAVFLAAVSQIDDRRGLPARVRFAAHMVAVALVIVAHPADVPWWALALVGFLMLWLVNLYNFMDGSDGLAGGMALFGFGGYALAALAGPAPHADLGLASAAIAAAAAGFLTLNFHPARIFLGDAGSIPLGFLAGALGFWGWQRGAWPVWFPAVVFSPFIADASVTLLRRLARGEKFWQAHREHYYQRMVRSGVGHARTALAWYALMLAGIMLANWALRFSFAGQWAAVTGWAVVVVAAGAAVDARWRRHATRHSEQT, from the coding sequence ATGCTGCTTTCGTATTTTGAAGCTTCGCCGCTGCTGACCGCGACGGCGGTCGTGGTATTGGCGTTCGCCGCGTGCGCGCTGATCCTTCGGACGCTGCTGGGCACCGGCCTCGCGTGGCGTCTGGCCACCGACATCCCCAACGAGCGCTCGCTGCACGAGCGGCCGACGCCGCGCGTCGGCGGCTGGGGCGTCGTACCGGTCGCCGTGATCGCGCTCGTGCTCGCCGCGCCGTCGATGTGGCTCGTCGCCGCATGCGCGGTCTTTCTGGCGGCCGTGTCGCAGATCGACGACCGCCGCGGGCTGCCCGCGCGCGTGCGCTTTGCGGCGCATATGGTCGCGGTCGCGCTCGTCATCGTCGCGCATCCGGCGGACGTGCCGTGGTGGGCGCTCGCGCTGGTCGGCTTTCTGATGTTGTGGCTCGTCAATCTCTACAACTTCATGGACGGCTCCGACGGGCTCGCCGGCGGCATGGCGCTGTTCGGTTTCGGCGGCTACGCGCTCGCCGCGCTCGCCGGGCCCGCGCCGCATGCCGATCTGGGTCTCGCGAGCGCGGCGATCGCCGCCGCCGCGGCCGGATTCCTGACCCTCAATTTCCATCCGGCCCGGATTTTTCTGGGCGACGCCGGGTCTATTCCGTTGGGTTTTCTCGCTGGCGCGCTTGGGTTTTGGGGCTGGCAGCGAGGCGCGTGGCCGGTCTGGTTCCCGGCGGTCGTGTTTTCACCGTTCATCGCGGATGCGTCGGTCACCCTGTTGCGGCGTCTCGCGCGCGGCGAAAAATTCTGGCAGGCGCATCGGGAGCATTACTATCAGCGCATGGTGCGCTCGGGCGTCGGACACGCGCGAACCGCGCTCGCATGGTATGCGCTCATGTTGGCGGGCATAATGCTTGCCAACTGGGCACTGCGGTTTTCGTTCGCGGGGCAGTGGGCGGCAGTGACAGGCTGGGCCGTCGTGGTTGTGGCAGCGGGCGCGGCGGTCGATGCGCGTTGGCGGCGTCATGCGACGCGCCATTCCGAACAAACTTGA
- a CDS encoding NAD-dependent epimerase/dehydratase family protein: MSDSGRRIAITGANGFVGRAVSRALLARGIAVTGLVRRDARCEPGVDARAIDSLDTLAPDAFAGCDAVIHLAARVHVMADAKSQAQAVLDAYRATNVEGTLAAADAARRAGATRFVLMSSIKALGERDPGRPFTEDDARNPPDAYGVSKAEAELKLLEFGSRTGLEIAVVRPPLVYGPGVRANFLAMMRAIARGVPLPLGAIDARRSLVSVDNLASATIECALNPAAAGRLFHVTDGYDPSVAELARKLGELLGKPARLVPVPAGWLRGVARVTGKTAQIDRLTGSLRVDSQRIRDALGWQAPQSLDEGLAATAAWFRNSHP, encoded by the coding sequence ATGAGCGATTCCGGCCGACGCATCGCGATCACCGGCGCCAACGGCTTCGTCGGCCGGGCGGTGAGCCGTGCCTTGCTCGCGCGCGGCATCGCCGTGACGGGGCTCGTGCGGCGCGACGCGCGATGCGAGCCGGGCGTCGACGCACGCGCGATCGACAGCCTCGACACTCTCGCGCCGGACGCGTTCGCGGGTTGCGACGCGGTGATCCATCTCGCCGCGCGCGTGCACGTGATGGCCGACGCAAAATCGCAGGCGCAGGCGGTGCTCGACGCCTATCGCGCGACCAACGTCGAGGGCACGCTCGCCGCCGCCGACGCCGCGCGGCGAGCGGGCGCCACGCGTTTCGTCCTGATGAGCAGCATCAAGGCGCTCGGCGAGCGCGATCCGGGCCGGCCCTTCACGGAAGACGACGCACGCAACCCGCCCGATGCCTACGGTGTCTCGAAGGCCGAAGCCGAGTTGAAGTTGCTCGAATTCGGCAGCCGCACGGGGCTCGAAATCGCGGTCGTGCGGCCGCCGCTCGTCTATGGCCCGGGCGTGCGCGCCAATTTTCTGGCGATGATGCGCGCGATCGCGCGCGGTGTGCCGCTCCCGCTCGGCGCGATCGATGCTCGGCGCAGTCTCGTTTCCGTCGACAATCTCGCGAGCGCGACGATCGAATGCGCGCTGAATCCGGCCGCAGCGGGCCGCCTGTTCCATGTCACCGACGGCTACGATCCAAGCGTGGCGGAGCTCGCGCGCAAGCTCGGCGAGCTTCTCGGCAAGCCGGCGCGGCTCGTGCCGGTGCCGGCGGGATGGCTGCGCGGCGTCGCGCGTGTCACCGGCAAGACGGCGCAGATCGATCGCCTGACCGGAAGCCTGCGGGTCGATTCGCAGCGCATCCGCGACGCGCTCGGCTGGCAGGCGCCGCAATCGCTCGACGAAGGGCTCGCCGCCACCGCCGCATGGTTTCGAAACAGCCACCCGTAA
- a CDS encoding glycosyltransferase family 2 protein codes for MNATDPQSQSENPSDSNDSIIALSISIVVYRPDAALLARTVETLEAALAQLHDVAGRPCLYLIDNGNPGELADLPATSDAEFDTVVLKGHGNVGYGRGHNLAIERAQSRFHLILNPDVELNADGLRRALAFLRDSPQTGLLAPWIGGDDGRQQFLCRRYPSVFDLFVRGFLPSALRKPFARRLARYEMRDVIGETDIVWDPPIVSGCFMLFRTDVLTSLGGFDPRYFLYFEDYDLSLRTRRVARIAYVPTVRILHHGGGAAKKGSTHIKLFVTSAYRFFSRFGWKWL; via the coding sequence ATGAACGCGACTGACCCGCAAAGCCAATCGGAAAATCCGTCCGATTCCAACGATTCCATCATCGCTCTCAGCATATCGATCGTGGTCTACCGGCCCGACGCCGCCCTGCTCGCGCGTACTGTCGAGACGCTGGAAGCCGCGCTCGCGCAGTTGCACGATGTTGCCGGCCGCCCGTGTCTGTATCTGATCGACAACGGCAATCCCGGCGAGCTTGCCGACCTGCCAGCGACCTCTGATGCCGAATTCGACACCGTCGTGCTGAAGGGACACGGCAATGTCGGCTATGGCCGCGGCCACAATCTCGCGATCGAGCGCGCGCAGAGCCGCTTCCATCTGATCCTGAACCCGGATGTCGAGCTCAATGCCGACGGCCTGCGCCGCGCGCTCGCCTTCCTGCGCGATTCGCCGCAGACGGGCCTGCTCGCGCCGTGGATCGGCGGCGACGATGGCCGTCAGCAGTTTCTCTGCCGCCGCTATCCGTCCGTGTTCGACCTCTTCGTGCGCGGCTTCCTGCCGTCCGCGCTGCGCAAGCCGTTCGCGCGGCGGCTCGCGCGCTACGAGATGCGCGATGTCATCGGCGAAACCGACATCGTGTGGGATCCGCCGATCGTGAGCGGCTGCTTCATGCTCTTTCGCACCGATGTGCTCACGTCGCTCGGCGGCTTCGACCCGCGCTATTTCCTCTATTTCGAGGACTACGACCTGAGCCTGCGCACGCGTCGCGTCGCGCGCATCGCGTATGTGCCGACGGTGCGTATCCTGCATCACGGCGGCGGCGCGGCGAAGAAGGGCTCGACGCATATCAAACTCTTCGTCACGTCCGCGTACCGGTTCTTCAGCCGCTTCGGCTGGAAGTGGCTATGA
- a CDS encoding transposase, with product MSETAFVGISSQTLEVAVSTLATNWQASNDAPGIEQLVQQLLQLGPTLIVLEATGGYEFEAAFGLQAAGLTAAVVNARMARDFARSMGALAKTDTLDARMLAAFARVLDQHPQRERFIKPLADAQLQRLQALVLRRRQLVQMITSERQRLRLAHAAARPSIERVVDFLQRELSDSDTEGAAHVEQHHAQLAQALRSVPGIGAASVAVLLAELPELGKLDRRRIAALVGVAPLNRDSGLMRGQRTIWGGRADVRSTLYMATLTAVHNPVLREYYQRLILAGKRKKVALVAAMRKLLTIINAIAKHGVNWNPCFHIA from the coding sequence ATGTCCGAGACTGCTTTCGTAGGAATATCGAGCCAAACGCTGGAGGTGGCCGTGAGCACCCTGGCGACGAACTGGCAAGCCTCCAATGATGCCCCGGGCATCGAGCAGTTGGTCCAGCAACTGCTCCAGCTTGGCCCGACCCTGATTGTCCTGGAGGCCACCGGCGGCTACGAATTCGAAGCCGCGTTTGGGTTGCAGGCCGCTGGTTTGACCGCGGCCGTGGTCAATGCGCGCATGGCGCGTGATTTTGCCCGTTCGATGGGGGCGCTGGCCAAGACCGACACGCTGGACGCGCGAATGCTGGCCGCTTTTGCCCGTGTGTTGGACCAGCATCCGCAGCGCGAGCGCTTCATCAAGCCGCTGGCTGATGCCCAATTGCAGCGCTTGCAGGCGCTGGTGCTGCGTCGGCGCCAACTGGTGCAGATGATCACCAGCGAGCGTCAGCGGCTGCGACTGGCGCACGCGGCGGCGCGCCCCAGCATTGAACGAGTTGTCGATTTTCTGCAGCGCGAACTCAGTGACAGTGATACCGAGGGTGCCGCACACGTCGAACAGCATCACGCCCAACTGGCTCAGGCGTTGCGCAGCGTCCCCGGTATCGGCGCGGCGAGTGTGGCTGTGCTGCTGGCCGAATTGCCCGAGCTGGGCAAGCTCGATCGTAGGCGCATCGCCGCGCTGGTGGGCGTTGCGCCACTCAATCGCGACTCCGGTCTCATGCGTGGGCAGCGAACCATCTGGGGCGGGCGTGCCGATGTGCGCAGTACGCTCTACATGGCGACGCTGACCGCGGTGCACAACCCGGTGCTGCGCGAGTACTACCAGCGCCTGATTCTCGCGGGCAAGCGCAAGAAAGTCGCGCTGGTTGCCGCGATGCGCAAGCTGCTTACGATCATCAACGCAATCGCAAAACATGGTGTGAACTGGAATCCGTGCTTTCATATCGCTTGA
- a CDS encoding IS30 family transposase, with translation MLLAKMEDATAASALAGFSAKLNSIAAPLRQTFTYDQGKEMSRHQELSATTGVRVYFCDPHSPWQRGTCENTNGLLRQYLPKGTDLSVYTQDELDAIADSLNSRPRATHAFHSPFEVFAATLASASQSQSAKHQPPITLRFETAGAKRRLAIAWRRLLNARGHCRCGAQHIQD, from the coding sequence GTGCTGCTCGCCAAGATGGAAGACGCCACCGCCGCTTCAGCGCTGGCGGGCTTCTCTGCCAAACTCAACTCGATTGCAGCACCGCTGCGACAAACCTTTACCTATGACCAGGGAAAAGAAATGTCGCGGCATCAAGAACTCTCTGCAACCACTGGCGTGCGCGTGTACTTCTGCGACCCACATAGCCCCTGGCAGCGTGGGACCTGCGAAAACACCAACGGATTGCTCCGTCAATATTTGCCTAAGGGCACTGACCTCTCGGTCTACACTCAGGACGAGCTCGATGCCATCGCCGACAGCCTGAACAGCCGGCCGCGCGCAACCCACGCGTTCCATTCGCCATTCGAGGTCTTCGCTGCAACACTTGCCTCAGCGAGCCAATCTCAAAGCGCTAAACATCAACCCCCCATTACACTTCGGTTTGAAACCGCCGGAGCAAAGCGTCGATTGGCCATAGCTTGGCGCCGATTGCTCAACGCTAGGGGACATTGTCGCTGCGGCGCTCAGCACATCCAAGATTGA
- a CDS encoding integrase domain-containing protein, giving the protein MKIQLNFSALLDNAGLPQRLTKELTELFQHHLTKAHSKTRVTSNAISIKTQTYRVRHLIAGFRELRKGGFALQSPWNLSEKHIAHLVKLWVTEKEQAPGTVENKLTYWRTLAAWMKKHQLVGTVDDYIKRPDGYRRYYVAQEDKSWEAANVDVNDVIARLCERDRWVAIQVELQATFGLRAQESMLLRPLQCLRVSGHLHVIDGTKGGRPRLVPIDAEWQYEVLIRAARLANPRTGSMIPEPWSLKKWYRHFYHVLQKEGISRAGLGVTVHGLRHAYLQRMYEQITGVPAPIKKADYRPDPELHQRAMQQLVEAAGHSLAGKATAYISTFATAERLSRPVITPEQVIAALTAANGVKSEAAKNLKISRQALYRILAKCAPSQDSSSRDSAAANPRSIGAFLDDPSMNEPANGCRDNPAPGQLLLLDDRSS; this is encoded by the coding sequence GTGAAAATCCAACTCAACTTTTCGGCACTGTTGGACAACGCCGGGCTGCCACAGCGGCTCACGAAAGAACTCACCGAACTCTTTCAACACCACCTAACCAAAGCACACAGCAAGACCCGCGTGACCTCCAACGCGATTTCCATCAAGACCCAGACGTACCGCGTGCGACATCTCATCGCCGGCTTTCGCGAACTCAGAAAGGGCGGCTTCGCGCTCCAATCGCCGTGGAACCTCTCGGAAAAACACATCGCCCATCTGGTTAAACTCTGGGTCACCGAGAAGGAACAAGCGCCGGGGACGGTCGAGAACAAGCTCACCTACTGGCGCACGCTTGCAGCGTGGATGAAAAAGCATCAACTCGTGGGAACCGTCGATGACTACATCAAGCGGCCCGATGGATACCGCCGGTACTATGTGGCGCAGGAAGACAAATCGTGGGAAGCGGCCAACGTCGACGTCAATGACGTCATCGCACGACTTTGCGAACGCGATCGCTGGGTCGCGATTCAAGTCGAGTTGCAGGCGACCTTTGGGCTACGCGCGCAGGAAAGCATGCTCCTGCGTCCTCTGCAGTGTCTGCGCGTTTCAGGCCACCTCCATGTGATTGACGGCACCAAGGGCGGCAGGCCCCGACTTGTGCCCATCGATGCCGAATGGCAGTACGAGGTGCTTATCCGTGCAGCCAGGCTCGCCAACCCACGCACCGGGTCGATGATTCCCGAGCCTTGGTCGCTTAAGAAATGGTATCGCCATTTCTACCATGTTCTGCAAAAGGAGGGGATCAGCCGCGCCGGATTGGGCGTAACGGTGCATGGCCTGCGCCACGCGTACCTTCAAAGGATGTACGAGCAAATCACCGGCGTACCGGCGCCGATCAAGAAGGCTGACTACCGGCCCGATCCGGAACTTCATCAAAGGGCCATGCAACAGCTAGTCGAAGCCGCAGGACATAGTCTTGCTGGGAAGGCGACGGCGTATATCTCGACGTTTGCCACGGCCGAGCGCCTATCGCGACCCGTGATCACGCCCGAACAGGTGATCGCCGCCCTCACTGCTGCGAACGGCGTGAAATCTGAAGCCGCGAAAAACTTAAAGATATCGAGGCAAGCGCTTTACCGTATCCTTGCCAAGTGCGCTCCGTCGCAAGATTCTTCATCTAGGGATTCCGCTGCCGCAAATCCGCGGTCAATCGGAGCGTTTCTTGACGACCCGTCTATGAACGAACCTGCTAACGGGTGCCGTGACAATCCGGCGCCTGGGCAGTTGTTGCTGCTTGACGATCGGTCGAGCTAA
- a CDS encoding type II toxin-antitoxin system VapC family toxin has translation MKLLLDTHLLIWAASDDPALSGQARSLIEDPNNTLYFSVQSIWEIVIKGSLRSPDFQLDARVFRTNLLDAGYNELSIEAHHALEILQLPPIHGDPFDRMLIAQAISEGIVLLTHDDIVRQYRSAPVQYV, from the coding sequence GTGAAACTTCTTCTCGATACGCATCTGCTCATCTGGGCGGCGAGCGATGATCCGGCGCTGTCCGGGCAAGCGCGCAGTTTGATCGAAGATCCGAACAACACGCTTTATTTCAGTGTTCAGAGTATCTGGGAGATCGTGATCAAGGGCTCGCTCCGAAGTCCCGATTTCCAACTCGATGCCCGCGTTTTTCGAACGAATCTTCTCGACGCCGGATACAACGAGCTCTCGATCGAAGCTCATCACGCCCTCGAGATACTGCAGCTTCCGCCGATTCACGGAGATCCGTTTGACCGGATGCTAATCGCTCAGGCGATCTCGGAAGGCATCGTGCTCCTAACGCACGATGACATCGTGCGGCAGTACCGTTCTGCCCCCGTGCAGTACGTCTAA
- a CDS encoding type II toxin-antitoxin system Phd/YefM family antitoxin, giving the protein MRVFNMHEAKTNLSKLIDETVNGGQPFVIAKAGKPLVKVVRIDTEAEKPRRRIGFMKGQLKVPADFDTMGADEIADMFEGKSK; this is encoded by the coding sequence ATGCGCGTATTCAACATGCACGAAGCGAAGACCAACCTCTCAAAGCTCATCGATGAGACGGTGAATGGCGGACAGCCGTTCGTTATCGCGAAAGCGGGCAAGCCGTTGGTCAAGGTTGTCAGGATAGACACGGAGGCGGAGAAGCCGCGCAGACGTATTGGATTCATGAAGGGGCAGCTGAAGGTGCCTGCTGACTTCGATACGATGGGTGCGGACGAGATTGCTGATATGTTCGAGGGCAAGTCGAAGTGA
- a CDS encoding UbiA family prenyltransferase → MRSKPIVVDLDGTLIRSDVLVESGFAFLRAFPLRFYAPLLWLARGGKAMLKTRLAEHANIDVSVLPYDPELIAWLSEARESGRSLVLATASHERFAKGIADHLGIFDTVFATNETINLSAGKKRDALVAEYGEKGFDYVGNSHDDVPVWQAADCAYVVNPLPGVARAAHGNGNVERVFESRPSTLRVWAKSLRLHQWLKNLLIFLPLLAGHFADDSHRVLAAIIAFITFGMCASSVYLLNDLLDLEDDRHHPVKRKRPLAAGAMPLLVGLTLFPVLLFAAFGIAFAFLPWRFGAVLGGYYVLTLAYSTVLKRRVMVDVVVLAGLYTVRIVAGTAAIGAHLTFWLLAFSMFIFLSLALVKRYAELHSMKERGLVKTRGRGYVASDLSLISSLGTSSGYLAVLVLALYIQDRGTTALYRHPQIIWLACPLLLYWISRTWIIAHRGGMDDDPIVFAARDRTSLCVITLCALIFWLAI, encoded by the coding sequence ATGCGCAGCAAACCCATCGTCGTCGACCTCGACGGCACGCTCATCCGTTCAGACGTACTGGTTGAAAGCGGGTTTGCGTTCCTAAGGGCATTCCCACTTCGATTCTACGCACCGCTCCTGTGGCTCGCGCGCGGGGGCAAGGCCATGCTGAAGACGCGCCTTGCGGAGCACGCGAATATCGATGTGAGCGTTCTTCCCTACGACCCCGAACTCATCGCATGGCTGAGCGAGGCGCGCGAATCGGGACGCTCACTCGTGCTTGCCACTGCGAGTCACGAACGCTTCGCCAAGGGCATCGCCGATCACCTAGGGATCTTCGACACCGTTTTCGCGACCAACGAGACGATCAATCTTTCGGCCGGAAAGAAACGCGACGCCCTGGTCGCCGAATACGGCGAAAAGGGCTTCGACTATGTCGGCAACTCCCATGACGACGTTCCAGTCTGGCAGGCCGCAGATTGCGCGTACGTGGTCAATCCGCTTCCCGGCGTGGCGCGCGCGGCGCACGGCAACGGCAATGTGGAGCGCGTGTTCGAGAGCCGCCCGTCGACGCTCAGAGTGTGGGCGAAGTCGCTGCGGCTGCACCAGTGGCTCAAGAATTTGCTGATCTTCCTGCCGCTGCTCGCCGGGCATTTCGCGGACGACTCGCACCGCGTGCTCGCCGCGATCATCGCCTTTATTACTTTCGGTATGTGTGCGTCGAGCGTCTATCTGCTCAACGACCTGCTCGATCTCGAGGACGATCGCCACCACCCGGTGAAGCGCAAGCGTCCGCTCGCCGCAGGCGCGATGCCGCTGCTTGTGGGCCTCACGCTTTTCCCCGTGTTGCTGTTCGCGGCCTTCGGAATTGCATTCGCCTTCCTGCCGTGGCGGTTTGGCGCCGTGCTCGGCGGATATTACGTGCTCACGCTCGCCTATTCGACGGTGCTCAAACGCCGCGTGATGGTCGACGTGGTCGTGCTCGCGGGGCTGTACACGGTGCGCATCGTCGCCGGAACCGCTGCCATCGGCGCCCATCTGACGTTCTGGCTGCTCGCGTTCTCGATGTTCATCTTCCTGAGCCTGGCGCTCGTCAAGCGCTACGCCGAACTCCATTCGATGAAAGAGCGCGGCCTCGTGAAAACCCGCGGACGAGGTTACGTCGCGAGCGATTTGTCGCTGATCTCGTCTCTCGGTACATCCTCGGGCTATCTCGCTGTTCTCGTGCTGGCGCTGTACATTCAGGATCGTGGCACCACGGCGCTCTATCGCCATCCGCAGATCATCTGGCTCGCGTGCCCGTTGCTGCTTTACTGGATCAGCCGAACGTGGATCATCGCGCACCGCGGCGGCATGGACGACGATCCCATCGTATTCGCCGCGCGCGACCGGACGAGCCTGTGCGTCATCACCTTGTGCGCGCTCATTTTCTGGCTGGCGATCTGA